In Chlorocebus sabaeus isolate Y175 chromosome 11, mChlSab1.0.hap1, whole genome shotgun sequence, one DNA window encodes the following:
- the RAN gene encoding GTP-binding nuclear protein Ran isoform X1, which yields MAAQGEPQVQFKLVLVGDGGTGKTTFVKRHLTGEFEKKYVATLGVEVHPLVFHTNRGPIKFNVWDTAGQEKFGGLRDGYYIQAQCAIIMFDVTSRVTYKNVPNWHRDLVRVCENIPIVLCGNKVDIKDRKVKAKSIVFHRKKNLQYYDISAKSNYNFEKPFLWLARKLIGDPNLEFVAMPALAPPEVVMDPALAAQYEHDLEVAQTTALPDEDDDL from the exons ATGGCTGCGCAGGGAGAGCCCCAGGTCCAGTTCAAA CTTGTGTTGGTTGGTGATGGTGGTACTGGAAAAACGACCTTCGTGAAGCGTCATTTGACTGGTGAATTTGAGAAGAAGTATGTAG CCACCTTGGGTGTTGAGGTTCATCCCCTAGTGTTCCACACCAACAGAGGACCTATTAAATTCAATGTATGGGACACAGCCGGCCAGGAGAAATTCGGCGGACTGAGAGATGGCTATTATATCCAAG CCCAGTGTGCCATCATAATGTTTGACGTAACATCGAGAGTTACTTACAAGAATGTGCCTAACTGGCATAGAGATCTGGTACGAGTGTGTGAAAACATCCCCATTGTGTTGTGTGGCAACAAAGTGGATATTAAGGACAGGAAAGTGAAGGCGAAATCCATTGTCTTCCACCGAAAGAAGAATCTTCAG taCTACGACATTTCTGCCAAAAGTAACTACAACTTTGAAAAGCCCTTCCTCTGGCTTGCTAGGAAGCTCATTGGAGACCCTAACTTGGAATTTGTTGCCATGCCTGCTCTTGCCCCACCAGAAGTTGTCATGGACCCAGCTTTGGCAGCGCAGTATGAGCACGACTTAGAG GTTGCTCAGACAACTGCTCTCCCGGATGAGGATGATGACCTGTGA
- the RAN gene encoding GTP-binding nuclear protein Ran isoform X2: protein MFDVTSRVTYKNVPNWHRDLVRVCENIPIVLCGNKVDIKDRKVKAKSIVFHRKKNLQYYDISAKSNYNFEKPFLWLARKLIGDPNLEFVAMPALAPPEVVMDPALAAQYEHDLEVAQTTALPDEDDDL from the exons ATGTTTGACGTAACATCGAGAGTTACTTACAAGAATGTGCCTAACTGGCATAGAGATCTGGTACGAGTGTGTGAAAACATCCCCATTGTGTTGTGTGGCAACAAAGTGGATATTAAGGACAGGAAAGTGAAGGCGAAATCCATTGTCTTCCACCGAAAGAAGAATCTTCAG taCTACGACATTTCTGCCAAAAGTAACTACAACTTTGAAAAGCCCTTCCTCTGGCTTGCTAGGAAGCTCATTGGAGACCCTAACTTGGAATTTGTTGCCATGCCTGCTCTTGCCCCACCAGAAGTTGTCATGGACCCAGCTTTGGCAGCGCAGTATGAGCACGACTTAGAG GTTGCTCAGACAACTGCTCTCCCGGATGAGGATGATGACCTGTGA